A genome region from Hevea brasiliensis isolate MT/VB/25A 57/8 chromosome 7, ASM3005281v1, whole genome shotgun sequence includes the following:
- the LOC110642695 gene encoding sister chromatid cohesion 1 protein 4: MFYSQFILAKKGPLGTIWIAAHLERKLRKNQVADTDIGVSVDSILFPEVPIALRLSSHLLLGVVRIYSRKVNYLFDDCSEALLKVKQAFRSTAVDLPPEESTAPYHSITLPETFDLDDFELPDNDIFQGNYVDHHVSTREQITLQDTMDGVVYSTSQFGLDERFGDGDTSQVGLDLEEDLFLDKVAATGHDEISENDAQTSVEPMPCPKMDISHERMTGSSEDMPLNGTRKKIEGSAANLEGIDYAQAPSTPGLMGEPDVSSVKEGLTCDDHLESEDHNLREFVGIESSENAPNKSDLHHSDDAMDLSLGDHLNHDSGVCLAAGERSLPSGDLEVNQTGLKRDLLSTSVTTEHVPGDGNVGVLDRLDEVEDANKVVSCNNEETVPSIDQINAECEESVGVRLQETDDGDIAKIIEDSHSNDKAVALNTVHSLELPSASNSVNVEGHGCQGLEDPEVLNDNVNNEQMAPACTDELQTCNSHMIELCTSSHDVGNSVVSSDLQSADIVQLSAESFLREEGFHATGTSTKVQGKECHATDDVQSEENRMSEPTINGEILADGRKQEEQVDNEITNNSQCEDMNSSMTSDLPAPEKLLFAPQRPLDRPHDLLVETPDKEVREEGDESGAQTKMSGKKRSFAEGSQTVQSINSVESFDMTRSKKTVDSVPDDDDLLSSILVGRRSSVLKMKPTPPIPEIPSMKRARSSSRPTALKRKVLMDDLMVLHGDTIRQQLTNTEDIRRMRKKAPCTRTEILMIQKQFLEEEIFCEPVLTGMLAELKQLHSEAFDLSGIRVSENDDINNNASLEALNDEDSAKQNVTQNSEIGGSTEPGSFRSNLDGQSSETPFQNDNHQVDGHLSSYDIGYKELMNGITDSSKCRTSEHEHLGEISEMEIDKVNAEVADATNHSAQELVTSQSEPVSGDIFEMATGTVDQSDFMEKIIGADDLMQMDASNLPSDKIDSQLVEEVASLRDMGNDTDFDGIEVVGHSAEQSVAIATELGIEGMLLEESKVGALMEVTDFRAEGSLHINDADCSLANVSFETGGCINFSSVNVDQPLDEIGNDKHGIRSEDGGLAVTSGCIDDKDQISNHLCNEESKMDSTYTVGLDGDLKSTSMNGDFTVCQQADHQNTIDMQNTPLEQDFQDISFANDTEFLNVDDDEIGEDDEEGMPNAEDTRLFENSGWSSRTRAVAKYLQTLFDKEAGHGRKVLAMDNLLAGKTRKEASRMFFETLVLKTRDYVHVEQAKPFDNINIKPRAKLVKSDF; this comes from the exons ATGTTTTATTCGCAGTTTATATTGGCCAAGAAAGGGCCTTTAGGGACGATATGGATCGCGGCTCATTTAGAGAGAAAGCTTCGAAAGAACCAGGTCGCCGACACTGATATTGGTGTCTCTGTAG ATTCCATTCTTTTTCCTGAAGTACCAATTGCACTTAGGCTGTCCAGTCATCTTCTGCTTGGTGTGGTAAGGATATATTCTAGAAAGGTGAACTACCTTTTTGATGACTGCAGTGAGGCTTTACTGAAGGTAAAGCAAGCTTTTCGCTCTACTGCAGTTGATTTACCTCCGGAAGAATCAACTGCTCCATATCACTCAATTACATTGCCAGAGACTTTTGATCTCGATGATTTTGAGCTGCCAGATAATGATATTTTTCAAGG CAACTATGTTGACCATCATGTCAGTACAAGGGAGCAGATTACACTCCAAGACACCATGGATGGTGTTGTTTACTCTACATCACAGTTTGGATTGGATG AGCGTTTTGGTGATGGTGACACTTCTCAAGTTGGTTTGGACCTTGAAGAG GATCTCTTCCTGGATAAGGTTGCAGCAACAGGGCATGATGAAATTTCTGA AAATGATGCTCAGACATCTGTTGAACCAATGccatgcccaaaaatggatatcagTCATGAAAGGATGACTGGGTCTTCAGAAGACATGCCATTGAATGGTACTAGAAAAAAG ATCGAAGGTTCTGCTGCAAATTTGGAAGGCATTGATTATGCTCAGGCTCCATCTACCCCTGGATTAATGGGAGAGCCAGATGTGTCCAGTGTCAAGGAAGGTCTGACCTGTGATGATCATTTAGAATCAGAAGATCATAATTTAAGAGAATTTGTAGGAATAGAGAGCtctgaaaatgctcccaataagtCAGATCTTCATCACAGCGATGATGCTATGGATTTGTCTTTAGGTGATCATTTAAATCATGATTCTGGTGTGTGCCTGGCTGCTGGGGAGAGAAGCCTCCCATCTGGTGACTTGGAGGTCAATCAAACAGGGCTAAAGAGAGATTTACTTTCTACTTCAGTGACTACAGAACATGTTCCAGGAGATGGGAATGTTGGTGTACTGGATCGGTTGGATGAGGTAGAAGATGCAAATAAAGTTGTTTCATGCAATAATGAAGAGACTGTCCCTTCTATAGATCAAATTAATGCAGAGTGTGAAGAATCCGTAGGAGTTAGGTTGCAAGAAACTGATGATGGTGATATAGCCAAAATCATAGAAGATTCGCACTCGAATGACAAAGCTGTAGCGTTAAATACTGTCCATTCACTGGAATTGCCTAGTGCTTCAAACTCTGTTAATGTTGAAGGTCATGGTTGTCAGGGATTGGAGGATCCTGAAGTATTGAATGACAATGTGAATAATGAACAGATGGCACCTGCTTGCACAGACGAGCTCCAGACATGCAATTCCCATATGATCGAGCTTTGTACTTCATCTCATGATGTTGGTAATTCTGTGGTTAGTTCTGACTTGCAATCAGCGGATATTGTACAATTATCAGCAGAGTCATTTCTAAGGGAGGAAGGATTCCATGCTACTGGAACTTCCACTAAGGTGCAAG GTAAAGAGTGCCATGCAACTGATGATGTACAATCAGAGGAAAATAGGATGTCTGAACCCACTATAAATGGAGAAATTCTGGCAGATGGAAGAAAGCAAGAGGAACAAGTGGATAATGAAATCACTAATAATAGCCAGTGTGAAGATATGAATAGTTCCATGACTTCTGATCTGCCTGCACCTGAGAAGTTGCTTTTCGCTCCCCAGAGGCCTCTGGATAGACCACATGATTTACTAGTTGAGACACCTGACAAAGAAGTCAGAGAGGAGGGTGATGAAAGTGGTGCACAGACAAAAATGTCTGGTAAAAAACGTAGTTTTGCTGAAGGTTCCCAAACTGTACAAAGTATAAATTCAGTTGAATCATTCGACATGACCAGATCAAAGAAAACTGTAGATTCTGTTCCTGATGATGATGACTTACTATCTTCTATATTAG TTGGGAGAAGATCTTCAGTTTTGAAAATGAAGCCAACTCCACCCATACCTGAAATTCCATCTATGAAGCGTGCCCGTTCTTCTTCTCGACCTACCGCATTGAAGAGGAAGGTTCTTATGGATGATTTGATGGTTTTGCATGGCGA TACTATACGTCAACAGTTGACCAACACTGAGGACATACGTCGAATGCGTAAAAAAGCTCCTTGTACACGCACTGAAATTTTGATGATTCAGAAGCAATTCTTGGAAGAGGAGATCTTTTGTGAACCAGTATTAACTG GCATGTTAGCAGAACTGAAACAGTTGCACAGTGAAGCATTTGATTTGAGCGGAATCAGGGTTTCTGAAAATGATGATATTAATAATAATGCTTCCTTGGAAGCATTGAATGATGAAGATTCTGCAAAGCAAAATGTTACCCAAAATAGTGAAATTGGAGGGTCCACAGAACCTGGTAGTTTCAGAAGTAACTTGGATGGACAATCCTCTGAGACTCCATTTCAGAATGATAATCACCAGGTTGATGGCCACTTAAGCTCCTATGATATTGGCTATAAAGAGCTCATGAATGGTATCACTGATTCATCTAAATGTAGAACTTCTGAACATGAGCATTTGGGAGAAATAAGTGAAATGgaaattgataaagtgaatgctGAAGTTGCTGATGCCACAAATCATTCTGCTCAGGAGTTGGTGACATCCCAAAGTGAGCCAGTGTCTGGAGATATTTTTGAAATGGCAACTGGTACTGTTGATCAGTCAGATTTCATGGAAAAAATTATTGGTGCTGACGATCTTATGCAGATGGATGCTTCAAACCTACCATCTGATAAGATTGATTCACAACTAGTTGAGGAAGTTGCTTCTTTAAGGGACATGGGCAATGACACAGATTTTGATGGTATTGAAGTTGTAGGCCATTCTGCAGAGCAAAGTGTTGCAATTGCAACTGAATTGGGGATAGAAGGAATGCTGTTGGAGGAAAGCAAAGTTGGTGCATTAATGGAAGTCACAGATTTTCGGGCAGAAGGTTCTTTACATATTAATGATGCAGACTGTTCTCTTGCTAATGTATCTTTTGAAACTGGTGGATGCATTAACTTTAGTTCTGTAAATGTTGACCAACCTTTGGACGAGATCGGAAATGATAAGCATGGGATTCGTAGCGAGGATGGAGGCTTGGCTGTGACCTCAGGGTGCATTGATGATAAGGACCAAATCTCTAATCATTTGTGTAATGAAGAATCTAAAATGGATTCTACATATACGGTAGGACTTGATGGGGATCTCAAGAGCACTTCCATGAATGGAGATTTTACAGTATGTCAACAGGCTGATCATCAGAACACCATAGATATGCAAAATACGCCGCTTGAACAG GATTTTCAAGATATTTCTTTTGCAAATGATACAG